The Deltaproteobacteria bacterium genome contains the following window.
GACCGCCTCCGATATCTAGTGAATATACTAGTCACCCCCATACAGAAATTCCGCCCGTCGCGCAAGCCACTAACGCCTGCCGACGTCAGATCAGGGAAATTTGTCTAGTGAATGGCCAAAGACGAGAAACGGCGCGGCCACAAGCCGCGCCGTTTGTTTTTTCACTCGGGACAACTCCGACCGTCAAAGCCTTCGACTCAGATCCTCGCGCTGACGGGCGAGCATGTACTGGGCGAGCGCGTTCTTCGCGCCCGGCGAAAACGTCTGGAATCGAATCCCCACCTCGACGTACTTCTCCGACCCCGCGTGGATGCGACGAATCTCGCCGGAAATCCGGATCGTTCCGCACTTCGCGAGCTGGACTTCGATTTGGTCGATTGTCTCTCCCAGATGAAATTCCGGGGTCTGGCGGAAGAGCACGCAGATCCCCGAAAGGCTGATATTGAAGACCACGAGGGACGCGATGTCCTTCCCCCGACGCTTTCCGAACGCGAGGATGTTGATCGGATTGGCGATCGACGGGCCGACGCGATAGCTGTCGCGCCGCTGAATGCGATCGATTCGTGTCGGAGCCTTGATGAAAACCTCGCCTCGCTCCACGTCCACCCACTGCTCGATGGCCGACTGGAATTCGTAGAATGCGTTCTGCCAGACGAGGCGGATCACGATCGCCCCGCGCAGGGCGATGAGGTCCTTGGCGAGCTCGATCTGTTGCGGAAAAACGAGGATGCCTTCCGGCGTGAGTTTCATCAGGCGCACGAGCGCGAAATCGCCGTATCCCGTGGACGACAACTCCGCGCGCGCCCGCTCCGCCACCATGGACTCGAGCGTCTGCTGAAGGGCTTCGCCCTCGAAGAACGCCGAGTTCACGTGATCGACTCCGTCCGATGACCGGTCGCGAGCGCGAGTTGCGGCGCTTGGACGCGAAAACGTCTCATACTTGCTCTATCGGCTCAATAAACGAATCCGATGAATCCAATTTTCCAAACGCGGTGCCACGGAAAATTCGGCCAATCCCGCGCGCCGCGACTTGCGAAGTCGGTCACGAAAAATCCAGCACTTCGACGGTTTCCGCGGCCACGCCAACGGTGACCGATCGCACCGTTCCTTCAGGATCGCCGCCGAGCTGAAACGGGACGTCGTCGTCACTTTCCACCCGCACACGCGTAAGCAGGTAGTCGCGAACCCCCGCGTGCCGAATGGTCCCCGTCCACACCTGCGGTACGCGGGCCAACAGGCCGGGAATCGAGGTGGAGACCAGACGCAACTGCATATATCCGGCCGGCATCGTCGCCGCGAACGGAAAAACCTTGAGATCGAATCCGTAGTTCATCGTCGTGGCGAACCCCACGAACCTGAGCGGTCCCTCGTAAAGCAGGTCGCCGCGTCGCAATCCCAACCGCGTCGGTTGTTCGCCGATCGCGGCCTGATAGACCTGCTCGTCGGAGTCGTTGTAGACGCGGACGTTCCACGTGGAGCCGTGACGCATGAAGTGCGGGATGGAAACGAAGGCGATGGCGTAAATGTAGCCCCACATGCTGTTGGCGAACTTCCATCGCCACCCCGCGTGGTGCCGATTCTTGAGCGCGATGTAGTCGTTCAGCACCGCCGCGTCGATGCCGAGCCCGCCCATGTGCGCGAGCCGGTCGCCGACCTGCAGCATCGAAAAGCGCGTAAACCGCGAAGGCGCGCCGCGCTTGAGCCGGTCGATCGGGTCCGTTTTCGGCGGAACCTTGAGCTGCCCCGCCCAACCGTTGCCCGTGCCGAGTTTGAGCAGGCCGATGCGCGGCATGGCGGCTTCGCGACCGCTCTGGCGCAGGCGCTTCACGTGGCGCAGCAATTGCTCGATGATGCGCATCGCCGTGCCGTCGCCGCCGCCGCAGAACACCAGGGGATATCTCTTTTCGATGATTTCCTGAAGGCAGGCGTCGGACTGCTCAAAGGTCTGCGTGACGAACAGGTCTTCATCGGGGACGTGGCGCGAGACCATCTCGATCGTGTGCGCCTTGACCTTGCGCGCCTTGTTGTTCATCACGACCGCGAATCGTTGCGTCGCGTCCATCGCACCCTCACGTGTCGCGGGAAGCCGACTTCTTCTCGGTTTCACGGACAATAACGCCCAGCGCGTCCTCCGACAACCATGCGCGGAACTCGTCGATGTCGCGGAATACCTTTGCGGAGAATAGCCGCACCACCCAGTTGTGCGTCATCGGGGTAATCGCGAGGACGGGAACCCCCGCGCGCGCGCACTCCCACATCTCGATGGCCGTGCCCATGCTGGCGGTCGGCAGCACCGCGATCAGAAAACGGCAGCGAGTAGCCAGCTCGATGTGGTGATGAAACACGCGCGCGGCGTCGGCGTCGTCATACGCGGGGCTGTCGCGGTGGTGATCGACCGGGCAATAGATCGTGCGCGTCGGAGTCTTTGTCGCGACGGCGTCCTTGATCCTCGTACGATAGTCCTGCGGCTCGACATCCCGATCCGCACGCGAACCCTGGATGACGCCCGCGAGGAAGAAGTCGAACATCGAAACGTCCGTCACTCGCCGCCGTCCCGTTCGCCCGCCTCGAAACGGCCGAATCCTTCGGTGATGGGCAGACGGCGATCCTTGCCGAACGCGAGCGGAGTGATCTTCACGCCGGGCGCGGCCTGCCGGCGCTTATACTCGCTTCGGCCGACCTGACGAATCACCCACGATGCGGTTTCGCGATCGACGCCGCGCTCGACCATCTGACCGAGCGAGAGTTCTTCCTCGACGTACATCTCCAGGATCTCGTCGAGCACCGCGTATTCGGGCAGCGAGTCCGAGTCCTTCTGATTCTCGCGAAGTTCCGCCGTGGGCGCCTTCGTGAGAATTCGCGCGGGGATGACCTCGGAACCGGCCTGCCCATTGAATCGGCGGCACAGGTCGTACACGCGTGTCTTCGCGACGTCCTTGATCGGGGCGAACGCGCCGCACATGTCGCCGTAAAGGGTCGCGTATCCCACGCTCATTTCGCTCTTGTTTCCCGTCGCGAGCACCAGATGGCCGAACTGATTGGAGAGCGCCATCAGGATCACGCCTCGAATTCGTGCCTGAATGTTTTCTTCGGTGGTATTCGGCGGGCGGTTTTCCATGACCGGGCGAAGCACATCGCCGAACGCGTGAAACGCATCCTCGATCGGAACAGTCGAGAGGCGAAAACCCAGCGTCGCCGCAAGTTGCTCCGAATCCTCGCGCGAGTCGTCCGACGAAAATCGGCTCGGCATGAACACGCCCCAGACGTGCTCCGTCCCCAGCGCGCGGCAGGCGATGGCGGCCACGAGCGCCGAGTCGACCCCGCCCGAGATGCCGATGAGCGCGCTCGTGAAACCGTTTTTCCGCACGTAGTCGCCCACGCCGGTCGTGAGAGCGCGGAGCAGCAGATCCGTCGTGTCAGGAATCGCCTCCACGACGGGAGCAACCGGCGGGGCGGGCCGCGAGCCCACCACGGGAACCGGCGTCGTCCTCACCGGCGCCGCGTGCGCTCGCCGCGCGGGGGACGCGTCGCGATGACGTGGATCGCGAAGGCGTCCGTGGCTGGCGCGCTCCAGGTCGAGATCGGTCACGAGCAGGTGTTCCTCAAACGCCGCCGCGCGGGCCACGACGTTTCCCTCGACATCGATCACGCACGACACGCCATCGAAGACAAGTTCGTCCTGACCACCCACAAGGTTGCAGAACACGACGAAGACGCCGTTGTCCACCGCGCGCTGGCGCAGCATGCGCTCGCGCTGCTCGGTCTTGCGCGCATGAAACGGCGAAGCGGAGATGTTGAGGATCGCGCTCGCGCGACCCGTGACCGCCGCGTCCACATAGGGACCGTCGGTCACCCAGATGTCCTCGCAGATCGTGAGCCCGAATCCCTCGCCGCGCAGCGTGATGACGTCCGCGGACTCGCCCGCGTGGAAATACCGACGTTCGTCGAAGACGCCGTAGTTCGGCAGATGGACCTTTTTGTAGACCAGGCCGACCTCGCCGTCGGCGCAGACCGCCGCCGCGTTATAGACGTCCTGATCGAGGATCGGCGTACCGACGACGGCGACGATTCCGCGTGCCTCGGCCGCGATGTCAGCGAGCGCGCGCTCGCACAGGTCCACGAAATGCGGTTTGAGCAGCAGGTCCTCGGGCGGGTATCCGGCGATGGCGAGCTCGGGAAACAGCACGAGATCCGCCCCGGCATCGCGCGCGCGCGCCAGGTACTCCAGAATGCGGTCGCGATTTGCCGGAACGGCGCCCACCACCGGGTTGATCTGCGCGCACGCGACCCGCACCGTCATGACCCGCCCCCTCGCCGACTAACGCCTTCGGGCGGCCTCATAATACTCCTGAATCGAGCGCACGTTCCAATCCTCGGGCTTGCCGGCCGCGAGGCCGCGAAGTCCGGCAAAGGCTTCTGGGATGGTCGTGAAGTAGGGCACGCCCTGCTCCAGCGCGCCACGCCGGATCGAACGGCTGTCCGCGATGGCAGCCTTGCCCGAGGTCGTGTTGATGACGAGGTCGATATCGCCGTTGAGGATGCGGTCGACGATGTGCGGCCTGCCCTCGTGGACTTTGTTGACGACCTCGACGGCGATGCCCGCGTCGCGCGCGATCTGCGCCGTCCCGCTGGTGCACACCACGCGATAACCGAGCTCGGTCAGGCGCTTGGTGAGATCGGGAACGAAGTGACGATCGGACTCCTTGACCGAGAGGAAGACGCGCCCGCGGCTGGGCAGGCGGTTGCCGGCCGCGATCTCGGCCTTGGCGAAAGCCACGCCGAAGTCGTATCCGATCCCCATCACCTCGCCGGTGCTTTTCATCTCGGGGCCGAGCAGGGTGTCCGTGCCCGGGAATTTGATAAAGGGATAGACGGCCTCTTTCACCGCGAAATACGGAGGAATCACCGAGTCAGTGAATCCCTGATCCCGAAGACTCTGGCCGAGCATGACCTTCGTCGCGATCTTGACGAGCGGCACGCCGATCGTCTTGGAGACGAAGGGCACCGTGCGGCTCGCGCGCGGATTGACTTCGAGCAGGAAGACCTCGCTGCCCTGCACCGCGAACTGAATGTTGATGAGCCCGATGACGCCGATCTCGAATGCGAGCGCTTCGGTCTGGCGGCGGATCTTATCGAGGACTTCGTCGGACAAGGAGAACGTGGGAATCGAACAGCTCGAATCTCCGGAGTGCACGCCCGCGCGCTCGATCTGCTCCATCACCGCGCCGACCACGCACAGTTCGCCGTCGCAGACCGCGTCCACGTCGAGTTCGATGGCGTCCTCGAGAAACTTGTCGACCAGGATCGGTTTGTCGGGAGTCACGAGCACGGCGTGCTTCATGTACGTGCGCAGCGATTCCTCGTCGTGGACGATCTCCATCGCGCGCCCACCGAGCACGTACGAGGGACGCACCACAACCGGATATCCGATCCGATCGGCGACTTCGACGGCCTCGTCGACGTTCATCGCGGTGTCGTTGGGCGGCTGGCGCAGGCCGAGTTTGTTGACGATCAGGGCGAACCGCTTGCGGTCCTCGGTACGGTCGATGGCGTCGGGCGAGGTGCCGAGGATCGGCACGCCGGCGTCCTCGAGATTCTGCGCGAGTTTGAGCGGAGTCTGACCGCCG
Protein-coding sequences here:
- a CDS encoding PilZ domain-containing protein, encoding MNSAFFEGEALQQTLESMVAERARAELSSTGYGDFALVRLMKLTPEGILVFPQQIELAKDLIALRGAIVIRLVWQNAFYEFQSAIEQWVDVERGEVFIKAPTRIDRIQRRDSYRVGPSIANPINILAFGKRRGKDIASLVVFNISLSGICVLFRQTPEFHLGETIDQIEVQLAKCGTIRISGEIRRIHAGSEKYVEVGIRFQTFSPGAKNALAQYMLARQREDLSRRL
- a CDS encoding NAD+ synthase gives rise to the protein MTVRVACAQINPVVGAVPANRDRILEYLARARDAGADLVLFPELAIAGYPPEDLLLKPHFVDLCERALADIAAEARGIVAVVGTPILDQDVYNAAAVCADGEVGLVYKKVHLPNYGVFDERRYFHAGESADVITLRGEGFGLTICEDIWVTDGPYVDAAVTGRASAILNISASPFHARKTEQRERMLRQRAVDNGVFVVFCNLVGGQDELVFDGVSCVIDVEGNVVARAAAFEEHLLVTDLDLERASHGRLRDPRHRDASPARRAHAAPVRTTPVPVVGSRPAPPVAPVVEAIPDTTDLLLRALTTGVGDYVRKNGFTSALIGISGGVDSALVAAIACRALGTEHVWGVFMPSRFSSDDSREDSEQLAATLGFRLSTVPIEDAFHAFGDVLRPVMENRPPNTTEENIQARIRGVILMALSNQFGHLVLATGNKSEMSVGYATLYGDMCGAFAPIKDVAKTRVYDLCRRFNGQAGSEVIPARILTKAPTAELRENQKDSDSLPEYAVLDEILEMYVEEELSLGQMVERGVDRETASWVIRQVGRSEYKRRQAAPGVKITPLAFGKDRRLPITEGFGRFEAGERDGGE